A stretch of DNA from Pseudomonadales bacterium:
ATATCGTCACGATTTTCCTCGGCCTGGCGGTTGGCTCGAAACTCGGCGCAGATCAGTTTCTCTCGCCGAGCACCCTGGGTATCCTGCTGCTGGGGATGGTGGCATTTGCGATAGGCACCGCAAGCGGGGTGCTGATGGCGAAGCTCATGAACCTGCTGACCCGTGACCCGATCAACCCGCTGATCGGTGCGGCAGGTGTATCCGCTGTGCCTATGGCAGCGCGGGTGGCAAACAAGGTAGGACTCGAGGCCAACCCCCACAACTTCCTGCTGATGCACGCAATGGGCCCGAATGTGGCTGGTGTGATCGGTTCGGCGGTGGCGGCTGGAATCATGATCATGTTCACTTCATGAATATCCCGATAGAGCAACGGACGACACGCATGCAAAACCTCATTAGAGCAATTCCCGCATCCACACTGCTGATTCTGGCCACCCTCGCGCAGGCTGCGGATCTGGCGCCGACCCGCGAGTACTGGGTGTCCATCGCGTCTTTTCAGGAGTTTGAAAACGCGGAAGCTGCGCAGCAGCAGGCCAGCGGGAAACTGACCGAGAGACTCAGCATCACACCGGCCACTACCCCGGCAGGATATGTCCTGCGCGTAGTTGCGGGGCCTTACTTTGATCGCCTGAGAGCGGACCAGGTCCTGGAGACCAGCCGCCTGGCGGGCTACGAAACTGCCTGGATCTTCTCTCAGGAAGTACCGGCGATCACCTCGAACGTCAGCGCCGAAGAGTATTCGGCAGCAGAAAGCTTCTCCAGCACTTCGGCTTACTCCAGCGGAGCAACGGTCGATTATTCAGATTCGGTACCGGTGCTCAGACCCAACTTTGTACCACCACCCGCGGACCCCGCCCGCAATGAGCCTGTGCTTGTCGAGGAAGCGCCAGTAAACTACTCGGTGCACCGACTGCATCGCGATTGAGGAGATGGATCGGCGTGCCCCTCCTTATCCATCCCAACGGGTGGAGTACGCCCACCGGTTCCGGCAGAATGCCTGCACGCCCCGGTGGCACAATGGATAGCGCGACCCCCTCCTAAGGGGTAGGTTCCAGGTTCGAGTCCTGGCCGGGGCGCCAGTCTGCGCAGATGTTTTTTTGCCCGTGTAACTTCTGGATCTGCCGTACCGGTTGCTCAGCTGTACTCAGGCAAGGGGGGTGTCAGCTTGAAGCAGGGGAGAGCAGGGGTCGCAGTGTTGCTGCTGGCGCTTGCCTGGAATCTGTGCGCTGCCGATAACCAGTGCCACATTCTCGGCACATCTGAGCAGATCAGTCTCTGTGAGCGCCTCCGCGAAGGATCACGTTTTCATGAGTACTCGGCCCGGGGAACGCTCTGTGCCCGGATGCCGGACGTCGTTGCGCTGCTCATGGATGTGTCAGCGATACCCGAATGGTTCCCGGGCGTCATCGAGGCGCGTTCGCTCGCCGTGGCGCCGAACGGGGCTTTCGTTTACCTGAAGAATCGTGCGCCCTGGCCACTGCGCCCGCGGGACATGGTCTATCATTTTCTGCTCGAAGCTCCAGCGGAAGATGGATCCATGCGGGTAAACATTGAGGGAATACCTGACTACATCGATGCGGTGCCGAGGGTTGTCCGAATGGAATCGGCGTCCGGAAGCTGGCAGCTCCACTCCTCAGGTGCACGCACCGACGTGCGCTTCACCATGCATCTTGAACTCGGTGACGTTCCGGTAATTATGGCCAACCGGCGGGTGGAGGATACTGTGGTCGGCGCTGTGCAGAATCTGTCAGAGCGCTTCTACTGCGGCTGAAACGCGCGGTTCAGCGATATCCGTGGGACCGGTGGCGTCGGCCGGTATACAGAGAGGTGCGGCCATCGCGCCAGCCCTTCTTGTTGCGTTTGCCTTCCAGCTTCAGCGTCACCACCCGCAGGCCCTCTCCGTTACTGGAAATACCGGGTGCGACCGCCGGAACCATGCCGTTGGCGGGTGCGATATCGACCGGTACGGCATCGGCGTGTAGAGGTGCGAGCTGGGGATCACCGAAATGAGTGACACCCTTACTATCGACCCAGCGCACCACCTCGGCGCCCTGCGCCGTACCGGCAACGGCGGCAGCGGCGGCAAGCAGCAGCGGTCCCAGGGTTCTGATCCAGTGTCTGTCGGATTGCGCCGTCCTCCCCCGAACGCCGGTCATCGTTTCGCCTCTCACAGCGGCTCTCCTGTTACTGCTGGCCTCGTCCCCGGGCCGTCGACATTTACTCTACGACGGCTCGAACCGCCTGATTTTCCGTTTTGTGACGGGATTCGCAGTTTTATGTGAGCGCACAGCAGGGGGCCTCGCAGGTTCCCGGCGGGGTAGTGGTGGACTAAGATGACCAGAGCAAAGAGGGGGAGGTTTGCTATGCCTGACCTGATGGATCTCAATGTCTGGGCGATCGGGGTTTCGACACTGGCTGGATTTGTCCTGGGCGGACTCTGGTATGGACCCCTGTTCGGAGCTGCCTGGCTGGCAGCCATAGGCAAGACCGAGGATGAACTGACACCCTCCGCGACGCCTTTCGTCGTCAGCTTCTTCACGGCGCTGCTCACCGCCCTTGTGCTGGCCGGTCTCATCAACGCTCTGGGGATAAACAGCCTCAGTGGCGGTGTGGTGCTGGGTCTGATTACCGGCGTCGGATTTATCGCTACGGCGATGGCATCTGACACGGCCTTCTGCGGCTGGGGGATGCGGCTGTTTCTGATCCAGAGCGGTTATCGGGTCAGCTACAGCGTCATCATGGGCGGTATTCTCGCTGTCTGGCAGTAGGTGCAGGGTCCATGCAGGTATAGTGTGAAATCTTAGAAAGACATTGCAATATATTGATATTAAACAAATAGATTCGATCTAAATACCCTTACCGTCTACCCGGAGCCGGCTGAGAGCCGGTTGAATGCCCCATAACCGGGGCGGCGATGCCCCGCAGGATTGTCGGACGATGTCCTACTGCCCGCGCCTTGCCTTGGGCGGAGCAGGGGCGCAGGATGGATGGGCTTGTCAGAACCGGGGGATTTACGATGGGTATTGCATGGAAGCAACAAAAGCAACAAAAACAACAAAAGCAACAAAAACAAACCAATCAGAAAGAGCAATCGACCGGCACGCACCGTTCACTTCTCAAGGTGCTCTCCTTTAAGGCCGCTCTGGCCGCAGGGATTCTTTCGTTGAGCCCGCTCGCGGCGGCCGAATGCGCCTGCTTTTGCGCAGATGGCGAACTGAAAACGATGTGCACCACAGTGGCCGAAGCCCAGGCCAATCCGGCGGTGTGTCCTGTGTATGCCGCCTCGAGCTGTCCATTGAGCTCTGCCGCTGCAGGCAGCAACCGCTACGATGCTCCGGCGGAAGGGGCGACCAATTGCCGCGATGTGCAGGTCTGGGACTCGGTCCGTGGCCGCTATGTGGATGTCAAAGCCTGTGATGTGGAGGGCTGAAGGCTGCCGGGACCTGGTCACCTGAGCTACCGGCCTTTGCTCCTGCCGCTCTAGCGCTGCACATTTCATCGAGTCGACTCAATGCGGTTGAGTGTGATCGTGCCGGTGTGGCAGGACAGCAACGCTTTGCAGGAACTGCTGGCGGTGCTGGCGCAGCAGCTGGCGCCACATCCTTTGCTGGCTGAGCAGATCGAGGTCGTGGTGGTGCAGACGGAGGACACCGCGGATGCATCGTCTGACCTTTTCCGACCACTGGCGAACGGCCCCACGCACACACCTGACCTCACCGACCCGGGCGGGTTTGCCCTGACCAGGCTCCTGGCACCACGGGGACGCGGCAGGCAGATGGATGCCGGCGCTCAGGCGGCGCGGGGCGACTGGCTGTGGTTTCTGCATGTCGATTCAAAGGTGCCTGTGGCTGCCTTCGAGTTTCTGTGTTCGCAGCTCCCGCCGGGCTGGGGGCGTTTCGATGTCAGGCTGGATGTGGACACAGCCGCAGCGAAGCTGATCGCCGCGGCGATGAACCTTCGCAGTCGCCTTACCGGCATCTGCACCGGCGATCAGGGCATGTTCGTGCACCGATCGCTGCTGGATCGTGTCGGTGGCGTACCGAGACAGCCGCTGATGGAAGACGTCGAACTGAGTCGCAGACTGCGGCGTCTGTGCCGTCCGCTCAGCCCCCGCATTGTGCTGATTACTTCAGCCCGGCGCTGGGTGCGCGACGGCATGCTGCGCACCATCCTGGGCATGTGGGTTTTCCGCCTGCGCTACTGGTCGGGCGCGGATCCCGATGTGCTCGCGCGCGATTACTATCGGAACGCCAGGGTGACAGATGACCTCTGAGCGCAGGCCACCGTCTCCGCCCGACCCGGCGCTACACAATTCTCTGCTGGCGCGACGTTTGTGTGTGTTTGCCCGGGCACCCGTGCTCGGGCAGGTCAAGTCACGGCTTGCGGCAGCCATCGGTGATCAGGCTGCGCTGGAGGCACATATCCGCCTGGTGGAACACACGCTGGAGCAGATTGGTGGAACTGGCGGTGTCGGGCACTGTGCTTCCGAGCAGCGCGAATTGTGGATCGCCGGTGACATCGACGCCCCCCTGGTCCGGCGCTGGAATGAGCGCTTCGCTTTTGCGCTGCAGCAACAGTGTGCTGGAGATCTGGGTGCCAGGATGCGTCACGCGCTGGCTGCGCACGCGGCTGGCGGCGGGAGTGTGCTGATCGGTTCGGACTGTCCGGCGATCGACACGGCATACATTGAAGCCGCATTCGAGGCGCTGCTGGATGCGGATGTGGTGCTGGGACCGACCGAGGATGGCGGTTATGGCCTGATCGGAACCTGTCGGGACCTGCCCGGACTGTTTGTGTCGATGCCCTGGAGTACCGACCAGGTGCTGGCTGAAACCCGGGAGCGGTGCAGCGGACTCGGCCTGCGCTGCGTGCTCCTGCCGATGATCTGGGATGTGGACACCGCCGTCGACTGGCAGAGATTTCTCAGGCAGGCACGCTCGAGCGACTGATCGACTGGATGAACTGCTCGAGGCGGCGCCGATCGGTGACATGCATTTCGGTCAACTCGATTCCGCACGTGACCACCCGCGTCTTGCGGTTGTAGTTGAAGTGCCGGATCGAACCTTTGGATGTGAAGTCCAGCTGATTGGAGATGGTGATCGCGCAGGTGTCCAGCACTTCGTCCGCATCGATGGGCGGGTGCACGGGCCCGTCGAATTCCACCCGGCAGCCACCGGCGGATATGTCGATGAGTCTTCCGAACAGGCGACCCTGGGCAGTCAGACCTGGATCCATATTGCGATGCAGAGTCACACTGGCGCCATCAGTTGCCACACGCAGCGGCAGTCGAAAACGGGCGGCTTTGCGGCGCTGCTGATACAGCAGCGATTTCGGCAGGGGAACATGAAAAAAGGGCAGGCCGCGTTCCGCGTCTGCTCCGCGCACGACGTTTTCTGCACTCTGGGCGTAGAGGCCATCGACCCGACCGGAAAAGGAAAACCGCACACCCGCTTTCAGAAGACGCAGTCCCGATCTGGGCTGGATGTCTTCGAGCAAAAATTCCCTGTCGCCGACATCGAGTACCTTCGCGGTGAAAGTCTCATTGCTGCCATCGATCCGCAGCTGCACTGCCGCCCGCTGATCACGCAGTGTGCGCAGTACCCGCGCGACATCCGAGCTTTTGGTCAGATAGGTGGAAGTGAAAGTCGCGGCACGTTCCCGTGCCCGGTCGACTGCCGCATCTTGCGCCATGGAAATACTCCGCATCAGGCGCTGGCGATGGCAGATCCTTTAGCCGTCGCGCTGGTGCGCCCGCGTTCCCCGTACAACAGGTCGGTGTCCGTACCGCTGATCAGGTGCATCAATTCACGAATGGATTGTTGGGATCGCTGGACGATCTTACCGTTAACTGCGTTGTACTCCTGGGCACGGGATGCGCAGGCTCGCAGGGATTTGTGAAGGCGCGCAAGTTCCGGACGACCGGATTCGGGTGCGAGATCGATCTGCTCGACCAGCGGGGTCGTTGCGAAGGCCTCGCTGAGGGTCTCAATCTGCTGACAGAGCGCCTGTTTCGCGGCGACCATCTCGGTCAGTGCAGGGAGGTCGCGCGCCACCAGGGCCGCACGTTCGGCTTCCAGCACTTCGGCAAGTCGCTCGCTGCTGTGCGTAAGCTCGAGAATCAGTTCTTTTAGAGAATTTTCAGACATTTCTCTATCTTATTGAATCTTATTGATTTATTTGCTTTTCAAGACTGATAAATCGTTCCGCAAGCCGCTCGGGGTCCACATGGTAGCGGCCCTGCGCGATGGCCTGGCGGATGGCGTCTACCCGGGCCGCATCGAAGTGCGGACTGTCCGTATTTGCCCGGGCGAGAGACTTTGCGCTGTCGCTGAGACTGACCTCGGCGCGGGATGACCGCTCTTCCTGGTCGACCTGTCGGTCTTCAATCTGGCGCTCCTGGGGCTTGTCCAGGCGCCGCTCGGACACCTGACCCGGGTGGACTTTGTTGATATCCATGTTGATCTGCATACTCAAAACGTATTGACCTGTACTCGATATCGGCGGCTATGGGGCTAACTTTAGTCCAGATCCAGGATTTGTCGCCCCGCTACCGCTGGGAAACCAGCTCTTCATCCCCGGCTGCGGGCGCAGTCGTCTGGACCACGCCCCGGCCGACTACCCAGACCTGAATCGTCTTCTGCGACGAGCGATTGCGCACCCGGATCTGCTCGCCACGCCGACCGTCTTCGAGACTTTCGCCCGGCACCGATATCTGCACGGCACCTCTGACTGCCAGCACCGTGACCTTCTCGCCCCGGCGCACCGCCAGGGGTTGCTCGATCTGCGACAGATACAGGACGGAGCCGGCGCCGAGCGCCCGCTTGAGCTGCAGCCCAGTGGCGGCCTGGGGATCACGCAATGGCATCGCGCGCAGCGCGCTGATGTCCTGATTCTGCAGTTCCAGATCTGCAGCGCTCAACATCGTGCCCCGGGGCAGCGGCTGGGTGGTCACCAGCACCGGCGCATGGATTTTCACTTCGCCGCTGAGAAACGCTGACCAGGGCGACGGCGCCAGACACTTCAGAGCCACCGGTATGCGGCCGGCTACCCGGGATCCACGCGCTTCGACCTGCAGTTCATCGCACGCTGCCAGCTGCAGTCGCTGATCAAAGGCGGCAACGCTGACTTCGATATCCGCATCCGGATAAGCGTCTTCGGCCTGTTTATAGAGCAGGTCGTGAACTGCACGGGTGGGGTCGGCCGAAGCCTGGGTCTGCGGGCACAGTACCAGGGTCATTGTGGCGCTCAGGAAAGTGGCTGTGAGGAATCTGAGCTGTGTGTCCCGCATTCGGAGTCCTTGTGGTCAGGCGAGGGCCGGGTGTTCTTCATTAATAGCAGAAGCGGTAGTGCACGCCACCGGCATCGGTCTGCCGCTGCACCGGCAGTTGTCTGCCGCCGCGGCGGCCGATCGTCTGCCGGTTTTCGAATCACTCGGAGCGGTACCTGTGCGCGAAAAACAGGACCCGGTACGGGCGGCAGGACGTTTTCCCCGGCAGGCGGTGCGGCCCCATCGGTTTAATCGAAATTGGCACAGGTCTTGCTCTCCTGTTCCGTGGGTTGCTTCGGGCCGTGTTCCGCGGCAGCGATTACCCCACACAGGAGTGGCAGATTTTGAAGATCGGTTTCGACAATGCCCTTGGCATTCATGAGCAGGCGCTGTCGCTGCGCTCGGCGCGTACCGATCTGCTGGCCCGCAATATTGCGAATGCCGACACGCCCGGCTATCACGCCCGGGACATCGACTTCGCCGCGGAACTCAACAAGGCCATGGGCAACAGCGAACTGCCCGCATCGGTGGCCATCCGGGCGACCCACGCAGGACACCAGGCTGCGGCCACCGGTAAACCGGACATCGACCGGCTGTATCGGGTGCCGCTGGTTCCCAGTTTCGACGGCAATACGGTCGATGCCCAGACTGAGCAGGCCGCCTTTGCAGAAAACAATGTGCAGTTTCTGGCGTCTCTGCGCTTTCTCGACGGCCGTTTCAGGTCGATGTTGAGTGCGATCAAAGGAGAATAGTAGATGTCACTGTTGAACGTATTCGATGTCTCCGGCAGCGCCATGGCGGCGCAGTCCGTGCGGCTGAACACGACGGCCAGCAATCTGGCCAATGCGCAGAGCGTGTCGAAGAATCCTGAAGACACCTACCGTGCGCGACATCCGCTGTTTGCGGAGCAGCTCGCAGGTGCCTTCGATGGCCCTCTCCATGGCGGAAGGGGGCCGGATGCCGGCGGTGTCGCCGTACTCGACATCATCGAAAGCCAGGCGCCTCTGGACTTCCGCTATGAACCCAATCATCCCTATGCCAACGAAGAAGGCTTCGTGGCCTACCCGAATGTCAGTCCGGTCGAAGAAATGGCCAACATGATTTCCGCGAGCCGATCTTTTCAGCTCAATGTGGAAGTCATGAACACCGCCAGAACCCTCGCCGAACGGGTCCTCAACCTCGGTCAGTAAAGGAGCGTTGTTTAAAGTGGAAATACCGGGAATCAGAAGCGTCGAGCAGCTGCGATCACCAGGCTCTGGGGGCGAAACCCAGGAACTCGGCAAAAATGAGTTTCTCAAGCTGATGATTGCTCAGATGAACAATCAGGATCCCCTCGACCCGGCCAAGAACGAAGACTTCATTGCCCAGCTCGCTCAATTTTCCACGGTGGAAGGTATTGAGAATCTCAATGGCTCGATGGCGGGAATCGCCAGCGCCATGCAGTCATCGCTCACCATTCAGGCCTCGAGTCTGGTGGGGCGCTCGGTCATGGTGCCCACCAGTCAGACCTGGGTCGGCAGCGGCGGTACCAGTGGCAGCATTGATCTGCCCGAGAGCTCTGCCAATGTGCGGGTCGATATCAGCCGCGCCAATGGTGAACACATCCGCACCATCGACCTGGGACCGCGTGCCCAGGGCCGGTTGCGTTTTGCGTGGGACGGGCGGGACGCTCAGGGC
This window harbors:
- a CDS encoding flagellar hook assembly protein FlgD: MEIPGIRSVEQLRSPGSGGETQELGKNEFLKLMIAQMNNQDPLDPAKNEDFIAQLAQFSTVEGIENLNGSMAGIASAMQSSLTIQASSLVGRSVMVPTSQTWVGSGGTSGSIDLPESSANVRVDISRANGEHIRTIDLGPRAQGRLRFAWDGRDAQGTQVPQGAYNITAHNMVGTTPIPLTINLPDEVVSVSIDKAGVMANLAGGSSIPAVQIQEIQ
- the flgB gene encoding flagellar basal body rod protein FlgB translates to MKIGFDNALGIHEQALSLRSARTDLLARNIANADTPGYHARDIDFAAELNKAMGNSELPASVAIRATHAGHQAAATGKPDIDRLYRVPLVPSFDGNTVDAQTEQAAFAENNVQFLASLRFLDGRFRSMLSAIKGE
- the flgA gene encoding flagellar basal body P-ring formation chaperone FlgA, encoding MRDTQLRFLTATFLSATMTLVLCPQTQASADPTRAVHDLLYKQAEDAYPDADIEVSVAAFDQRLQLAACDELQVEARGSRVAGRIPVALKCLAPSPWSAFLSGEVKIHAPVLVTTQPLPRGTMLSAADLELQNQDISALRAMPLRDPQAATGLQLKRALGAGSVLYLSQIEQPLAVRRGEKVTVLAVRGAVQISVPGESLEDGRRGEQIRVRNRSSQKTIQVWVVGRGVVQTTAPAAGDEELVSQR
- a CDS encoding SPOR domain-containing protein, which produces MQNLIRAIPASTLLILATLAQAADLAPTREYWVSIASFQEFENAEAAQQQASGKLTERLSITPATTPAGYVLRVVAGPYFDRLRADQVLETSRLAGYETAWIFSQEVPAITSNVSAEEYSAAESFSSTSAYSSGATVDYSDSVPVLRPNFVPPPADPARNEPVLVEEAPVNYSVHRLHRD
- a CDS encoding flagellar protein FlgN — translated: MSENSLKELILELTHSSERLAEVLEAERAALVARDLPALTEMVAAKQALCQQIETLSEAFATTPLVEQIDLAPESGRPELARLHKSLRACASRAQEYNAVNGKIVQRSQQSIRELMHLISGTDTDLLYGERGRTSATAKGSAIASA
- a CDS encoding TIGR04282 family arsenosugar biosynthesis glycosyltransferase, whose product is MTSERRPPSPPDPALHNSLLARRLCVFARAPVLGQVKSRLAAAIGDQAALEAHIRLVEHTLEQIGGTGGVGHCASEQRELWIAGDIDAPLVRRWNERFAFALQQQCAGDLGARMRHALAAHAAGGGSVLIGSDCPAIDTAYIEAAFEALLDADVVLGPTEDGGYGLIGTCRDLPGLFVSMPWSTDQVLAETRERCSGLGLRCVLLPMIWDVDTAVDWQRFLRQARSSD
- the flgM gene encoding flagellar biosynthesis anti-sigma factor FlgM, with amino-acid sequence MDINKVHPGQVSERRLDKPQERQIEDRQVDQEERSSRAEVSLSDSAKSLARANTDSPHFDAARVDAIRQAIAQGRYHVDPERLAERFISLEKQINQ
- a CDS encoding PilZ domain-containing protein, which produces MAQDAAVDRARERAATFTSTYLTKSSDVARVLRTLRDQRAAVQLRIDGSNETFTAKVLDVGDREFLLEDIQPRSGLRLLKAGVRFSFSGRVDGLYAQSAENVVRGADAERGLPFFHVPLPKSLLYQQRRKAARFRLPLRVATDGASVTLHRNMDPGLTAQGRLFGRLIDISAGGCRVEFDGPVHPPIDADEVLDTCAITISNQLDFTSKGSIRHFNYNRKTRVVTCGIELTEMHVTDRRRLEQFIQSISRSSVPA
- a CDS encoding TIGR04283 family arsenosugar biosynthesis glycosyltransferase — protein: MRLSVIVPVWQDSNALQELLAVLAQQLAPHPLLAEQIEVVVVQTEDTADASSDLFRPLANGPTHTPDLTDPGGFALTRLLAPRGRGRQMDAGAQAARGDWLWFLHVDSKVPVAAFEFLCSQLPPGWGRFDVRLDVDTAAAKLIAAAMNLRSRLTGICTGDQGMFVHRSLLDRVGGVPRQPLMEDVELSRRLRRLCRPLSPRIVLITSARRWVRDGMLRTILGMWVFRLRYWSGADPDVLARDYYRNARVTDDL
- a CDS encoding DUF1761 domain-containing protein, with amino-acid sequence MPDLMDLNVWAIGVSTLAGFVLGGLWYGPLFGAAWLAAIGKTEDELTPSATPFVVSFFTALLTALVLAGLINALGINSLSGGVVLGLITGVGFIATAMASDTAFCGWGMRLFLIQSGYRVSYSVIMGGILAVWQ
- the flgC gene encoding flagellar basal body rod protein FlgC; protein product: MSLLNVFDVSGSAMAAQSVRLNTTASNLANAQSVSKNPEDTYRARHPLFAEQLAGAFDGPLHGGRGPDAGGVAVLDIIESQAPLDFRYEPNHPYANEEGFVAYPNVSPVEEMANMISASRSFQLNVEVMNTARTLAERVLNLGQ
- a CDS encoding DUF4124 domain-containing protein, encoding MRGETMTGVRGRTAQSDRHWIRTLGPLLLAAAAAVAGTAQGAEVVRWVDSKGVTHFGDPQLAPLHADAVPVDIAPANGMVPAVAPGISSNGEGLRVVTLKLEGKRNKKGWRDGRTSLYTGRRHRSHGYR